The proteins below come from a single Mercenaria mercenaria strain notata chromosome 3, MADL_Memer_1, whole genome shotgun sequence genomic window:
- the LOC123523847 gene encoding uncharacterized protein LOC123523847 produces the protein MFQQPGYMENVSLRLSEVLADTGVDERIVQKRRRTWLLRESMLTISIQLRDGNASEYFLGSQSEGTTTLGLDSDFDRLICINDINVIQDWADWEPGKPNYLMIQDETVSSGYCLLQRLRDDAPLPANNVHNKNHLRDRTGRILLKNKIMSAIGDDVIEGGVRHGPAYAQQGQPGFKDIDTVVSLPCKSWALQARQWLDQQGVGQWPSDHTKRYCSSTGCSVVGVGRSENEEFEWRISTSLAERCLMFNLNITQIRCYVLMKMILKTYIKPHFEDTISSFMCKTVLFHCIANTHSYVWRENNLLVCLSLCLFVLCNCILNENCPHFIIPGNNLMRGHISHESKPYMLEILQYIINSKGRALLEIECDDLGTRLQLKMSNLLFEFDIKESDIISGQLLELTAWFIDEIMLNCLTLITNSSYKEAIQTLLKYIFKVVIISNQCQRLDKTACSLLASHFCTTLGSILASLNIQQYNAISAEALTWISLGLNTDVASSKLKLASMFYCVGDAQRTEIVLRDIEGNYDLNIVEPICRCYEFIHQPSRKGFNAICDNHNEEAIQHTTAFCVKFLPCEINCVPHELRHEMFRSTQENLPLRGRHDKPMNFVVVDSLPYLYFLQYKAYSNLGRQEDKQRTLSNLVRTIDQEPNLAHRETALNLLGQCMEQEDRARDALHCYLLSLNQRERNNAATFHIYRLLSILGNGH, from the coding sequence atgtttcAACAACCGGGTTATATGGAGAATGTGTCACTGAGACTATCAGAGGTTCTTGCTGATACAGGAGTGGATGAGAGGATTGTTCAGAAAAGAAGAAGAACATGGCTGCTTAGGGAATCTATGTTAACAATATCAATACAACTACGGGATGGGAATGCTTCAGAATACTTCTTAGGCAGTCAGAGTGAGGGAACCACTACACTTGGACTAGACTCAGACTTTGACCGACTTATCTGTATTAATGACATTAACGTGATACAGGACTGGGCTGACTGGGAACCTGGTAAACCAAATTACTTGATGATCCAGGATGAGACTGTATCATCTGGTTACTGTCTGCTACAACGACTGAGAGATGATGCTCCTCTTCCTGCCAATAATGTACATAATAAAAACCATTTAAGAGACAGAACAGGAAGAATATTGCTAAAGAACAAAATCATGTCAGCAATAGGAGATGATGTTATTGAGGGAGGAGTAAGACATGGTCCAGCATATGCACAACAAGGACAACCTGGGTTTAAGGATATTGACACTGTTGTTAGTTTACCCTGTAAATCATGGGCTCTACAAGCTAGACAATGGTTAGACCAGCAAGGTGTAGGTCAGTGGCCTTCAGATCACACAAAGAGATATTGTAGCAGTACTGGATGTTCAGTTGTTGGTGTTGGAAGGAGTGAAAATGAAGAGTTTGAATGGAGAATATCAACATCTCTAGCAGAAAGGTGTTTAATGTTTAATCTCAATATTACACAGATTCGGTGTTATGTCTTGATGAAGATGATATTAAAAACCTACATCAAGCCACACTTTGAAGacactatttcaagtttcatgtgtaaaacagtaCTGTTTCACTGTATTGCTAATACACATTCTTATGTCTGGAGAGAAAATAACTTACTTGTTTGTctatcattgtgtttatttgtcCTGTGCAACTGTATTCTGAATGAAAATTGTCCTCATTTTATCATACCTGGAAACAATTTGATGAGAGGACATATTTCTCATGAATCTAAACCTTACATGCTTGAAATACTGCAGTATATTATAAACAGCAAAGGGAGAGCATTACTGGAGATTGAATGTGATGATCTTGGTACAAGGCTTCAGCTGAAGATGAGTAATTTGCTCTTTGAGTTTGATATCAAAGAGAGTGACATTATTTCAGGGCAGTTATTAGAATTAACTGCATGGTTTATTGATGAGATCATGCTGAACTGTCTGACTTTAATTACAAACAGTAGCTATAAAGAAGCTATACAAacattgctgaaatatattttcaaagtagTCATTATTTCTAATCAATGCCAAAGATTGGACAAAACAGCTTGCAGCCTTCTGGCATCACATTTCTGTACAACCCTGGGATCTATCCTTGCATCCCTGAACATTCAACAGTACAATGCTATATCGGCAGAAGCTCTCACCTGGATCTCACTGGGTCTGAACACAGATGTTGCATCTAGTAAATTGAAGCTTGCATCCATGTTTTACTGTGTAGGGGATGCTCAAAGAACAGAAATTGTTCTCAGAGATATTGAAGGAAACTATGATCTAAACATTGTTGAACCTATCTGTAGGTGTTATGAATTTATCCATCAACCTTCAAGAAAAGGATTCAATGCAATATGTGACAATCATAATGAAGAAGCTATACAGCACACTACAGCCTTCTGTGTCAAATTTCTGCCATGTGAAATTAACTGTGTTCCACATGAACTAAGACATGAAATGTTTAGATCTACACAAGAGAACCTGCCTTTAAGAGGTAGGCATGATAAGCCGATGAACTTTGTGGTGGTAGATTCTCTCCCTTACCTCTACTTTTTACAATACAAGGCCTACAGCAATCTTGGGAGACAGGAAGATAAACAAAGAACTCTTTCCAACCTTGTGAGAACCATTGACCAGGAACCAAACCTTGCACACAGGGAAACAGCTTTGAATCTACTGGGACAGTGTATGGAACAAGAGGATCGAGCTAGAGATGCTTTACATTGTTATTTATTGTCCCTAAATCAAAGGGAGAGAAACAATGCTGCCACATTCCATATCTATAGACTGCTGTCTATTTTGGGCAATGGCCATTAg